A single genomic interval of Spirosoma linguale DSM 74 harbors:
- a CDS encoding conserved hypothetical protein (KEGG: sde:Sde_2508 hypothetical protein), translated as MKTKLLTLCLSLSMLVAMNGVAQDSKPGKSKAKKEMSEADASAKAAAKAESKAAKDAAKEGKKEAKEAKADVNATTDAAKQAAVNDRMAAARAAKAARKAAADGGAAATAAPDKAVKKADNAGLKDDKMSKSANASMPKMKEEKATPADYKAPVDPSQKGPNGEKVMTGPRGGKYYINKNGNKTYLSSVK; from the coding sequence ATGAAAACGAAGCTATTAACCCTGTGTTTGTCTTTAAGCATGCTTGTGGCTATGAATGGTGTTGCTCAGGACAGTAAACCAGGAAAAAGTAAGGCCAAAAAAGAAATGAGCGAAGCCGATGCGTCGGCGAAAGCAGCTGCCAAAGCGGAAAGTAAAGCCGCAAAAGACGCTGCCAAAGAGGGAAAGAAAGAGGCTAAGGAAGCTAAAGCCGATGTAAACGCTACAACGGATGCGGCAAAACAAGCGGCTGTAAATGACCGAATGGCGGCTGCAAGGGCTGCTAAAGCCGCCAGGAAAGCAGCGGCTGATGGTGGTGCTGCTGCGACCGCTGCACCAGATAAGGCGGTTAAGAAAGCCGATAATGCTGGTTTGAAAGACGATAAAATGAGCAAGTCGGCAAACGCATCCATGCCGAAAATGAAGGAAGAGAAGGCGACCCCCGCTGATTACAAAGCACCGGTCGATCCATCGCAGAAAGGCCCCAACGGAGAGAAGGTAATGACCGGACCGCGGGGTGGCAAGTATTACATTAACAAAAATGGCAACAAGACGTACCTGAGCAGTGTAAAGTAA
- a CDS encoding peptidase S45 penicillin amidase (PFAM: peptidase S45 penicillin amidase~KEGG: bpt:Bpet2420 beta-lactam antibiotic acylase family protein) — MRQLLLFLIIISSAYCRAQSSQTIRTAGLQQPVEIIRDRWGVNHIYAKNEHDLFFAQGYSAAQDRLFQLEIWRRQATGTVAELLGPQEIKRDIGTRLFRYKPNATPADIDKELLHYHPHGPQIVKAFVAGINAYVTEILKTPEKLPFEFRVLDTKPGFWTPEVVISRHQGLMYNVREELNYGRLVKLIGADKLRELQWFHPQSTLSNTTSPAPDLTLHVNGDELFQPILELYEAFRLPLKFKGQPTKEDEDEASLNRGFEADKQYVGSNNWVISGDKSASGYPMLANDPHRAQSTPSLRYWVHLNAPGVDSPGASTPGWNVVGAGEPTLPGVSIGHNDYGAWGLTIFETDNEDLYVYETNPANPNQYRYKGKGATYRWLTMKTFTETIPVKGGKPVTATLKYTLHGPVVFEDAKHHKAYAIRSGGLEIGSAPYLASLRMNQARNWTEFRKACLYSRVPGENMIWADKTGTIGWQSVGLAPIRKNFTGLVPVPGDGRFEWSGFLPIDQLPNKLNPPEGYVATANNNLTSTNYPHRDALGWTWASPSRAHRIEEVLNDGTRKTMVDFMALQADYLSIPARTLVPLLQNLASPNDRTEQALSYLRRWDYKLTPNSVAASIYVAWEGQLKQAVYQEKVPEVAQPYLKTLPTKRVYDALLVPTPGRDSLLLTCMDRAVAELTKRLGADMDDWSYGQRKNKHITITHPMSNLVDRAMRQKINFGPVSRGGYAETVNATGNDLNQTHGASFRILVDTEDWDKTLGINTPGQSGDPESPHYGDLFPIWAENSYFPVFFTKEKIKTVTEGTTVLTP; from the coding sequence ATGCGTCAACTACTTCTTTTCCTTATTATCATTTCATCAGCTTATTGCCGGGCTCAATCCAGTCAAACGATACGCACGGCTGGCCTTCAGCAGCCCGTTGAAATTATTCGTGACCGTTGGGGTGTCAATCATATCTACGCCAAAAACGAACACGATCTGTTCTTTGCCCAGGGCTATTCGGCGGCTCAGGACCGGCTGTTTCAACTGGAAATCTGGCGTCGGCAGGCTACCGGAACCGTGGCCGAACTGCTCGGCCCGCAGGAAATAAAGCGGGACATCGGCACCCGCCTGTTTCGGTACAAACCCAACGCAACCCCCGCCGACATTGACAAAGAACTGCTGCATTATCACCCGCACGGGCCGCAGATTGTAAAGGCGTTTGTAGCCGGGATCAATGCCTACGTTACCGAAATTCTGAAAACGCCCGAAAAGCTACCGTTCGAGTTTCGGGTGCTCGATACGAAACCCGGTTTCTGGACGCCCGAAGTCGTTATCAGCCGCCATCAGGGACTGATGTATAACGTTCGGGAGGAACTGAACTACGGGCGGCTGGTTAAGTTGATTGGTGCCGATAAACTCCGCGAACTGCAATGGTTTCATCCACAGTCTACCCTGTCAAATACAACGTCTCCGGCACCCGATCTCACGCTTCATGTAAACGGCGACGAACTGTTTCAGCCAATTCTGGAACTTTACGAAGCCTTCCGTCTGCCGCTTAAATTCAAAGGGCAACCGACTAAGGAAGATGAGGATGAAGCCAGCCTGAATCGGGGTTTCGAGGCCGATAAACAATACGTTGGCTCCAATAACTGGGTTATTTCGGGTGATAAATCGGCCAGCGGCTACCCAATGCTTGCCAACGACCCGCACCGGGCACAGTCAACGCCTTCGCTGCGCTACTGGGTTCACCTCAATGCGCCCGGCGTGGATTCGCCGGGCGCATCCACGCCGGGCTGGAATGTGGTTGGGGCCGGAGAGCCAACGCTGCCGGGTGTGTCGATTGGGCATAACGACTACGGCGCGTGGGGCCTAACCATTTTTGAGACGGATAACGAGGATTTATACGTCTACGAAACCAATCCCGCCAATCCAAACCAGTACCGCTATAAAGGCAAAGGGGCTACCTATCGCTGGTTAACAATGAAAACCTTTACAGAAACGATTCCTGTAAAGGGCGGAAAGCCGGTAACCGCCACACTCAAGTACACCCTTCACGGGCCGGTAGTGTTTGAGGATGCGAAACATCACAAAGCCTATGCCATTCGGTCGGGTGGGCTGGAGATCGGTTCTGCGCCGTATCTGGCCAGTTTACGCATGAATCAGGCCCGCAACTGGACCGAGTTTCGGAAAGCGTGTCTGTACAGTCGGGTGCCGGGCGAAAACATGATCTGGGCCGATAAAACCGGCACCATCGGCTGGCAGTCGGTGGGGCTGGCACCCATTCGCAAGAATTTTACGGGGCTGGTGCCGGTACCCGGCGATGGCCGGTTCGAGTGGAGTGGCTTCCTGCCCATCGACCAGTTACCGAACAAGCTTAACCCGCCCGAAGGCTACGTAGCTACGGCCAATAATAACCTGACCTCCACCAACTACCCACACCGGGATGCCCTCGGCTGGACCTGGGCGAGCCCCTCGCGGGCGCATCGTATTGAAGAAGTCCTGAACGACGGAACCCGGAAAACGATGGTCGATTTCATGGCGTTACAGGCCGATTACCTGTCTATCCCAGCCCGAACACTGGTGCCGTTATTGCAAAATCTGGCGTCGCCCAACGACCGTACGGAGCAGGCGCTGAGTTACCTCCGCCGGTGGGACTACAAACTAACGCCCAATTCTGTTGCGGCTTCTATTTATGTAGCCTGGGAGGGTCAGTTGAAGCAGGCTGTTTATCAGGAAAAAGTACCTGAAGTTGCCCAGCCGTATTTAAAAACTTTACCCACGAAGCGTGTTTACGATGCCTTGCTCGTGCCAACCCCCGGCCGCGATAGTTTGTTGCTGACCTGTATGGACCGAGCCGTAGCGGAGCTAACCAAACGACTGGGGGCCGATATGGACGACTGGTCGTACGGGCAGCGGAAAAACAAACACATTACCATTACGCACCCGATGAGTAATCTGGTCGATAGGGCCATGCGGCAGAAAATAAACTTTGGTCCCGTGTCGCGCGGTGGTTATGCCGAAACGGTGAACGCGACGGGCAACGACCTCAACCAGACACACGGTGCCTCCTTCCGGATTCTGGTGGATACTGAGGACTGGGATAAAACATTGGGCATCAATACCCCCGGTCAGTCCGGCGACCCTGAGAGTCCGCATTACGGCGATTTATTCCCGATCTGGGCCGAGAATAGCTATTTCCCGGTATTTTTTACAAAGGAAAAAATCAAAACTGTTACCGAAGGTACAACAGTCCTGACGCCCTAA
- a CDS encoding arginyl-tRNA synthetase (KEGG: bba:Bd2027 hypothetical protein~TIGRFAM: arginyl-tRNA synthetase), with translation MDTQSIVQADITRAIAELYPGSAGEVQLSPTKKEFEGQYTFVTFPYTKILRQAPAQIGQAIGNWLVENSPVVSKFNVVQGFLNISLADAAWVEVLNDMATDASFGTLPSKGQSVMVEFSSPNTNKPLHLGHLRNNFLGDSVSRILVANGYDVVKTCIVNDRGVHICKSMLAYRMFGSDASGQWETPETSGLKGDHLIGKYYVLFDKAYKAQVEEMVAQGTTKEVAEKTAPLMQEVQQMLRLWEQGDPETVALWKKLNNWVYAGFDVTYKSIGVSFDKTYYESNTYLLGKEIVEEGIQKGVFYRKDDGSVWIDLTEEGLDQKLVLRGDGTSVYITQDLGTTDLKFQDFGSDRQIWVVGNEQDYHFNVLFAILRRLGRPYANGLYHLSYGMVDLPTGKMKSREGTVVDADDLIQETTDAASNAADEAAKGKLDEFSDEEKKALFQMLGLGALKYYLLKVDPQKRMQFNPAESVDLHGNTGPYIQYVHARIQSILRKAAETGVTLDGTVMATGLDDVEQQLILLLSQYPQRIAEAGATYAPSYIAQYAYDLAKIFNQFYDKLSILKETDSVKLHSRLVLSKLVGETIRKAMGLLGIEVPSKM, from the coding sequence ATGGATACTCAGTCAATCGTACAAGCCGATATTACACGGGCAATTGCCGAACTCTATCCGGGCAGTGCCGGTGAGGTGCAGCTTTCGCCCACCAAAAAAGAATTTGAAGGACAGTACACCTTCGTTACGTTCCCTTACACCAAAATCCTTCGTCAGGCACCTGCCCAAATTGGTCAGGCAATTGGCAACTGGCTGGTTGAAAACAGCCCGGTTGTCAGCAAATTCAACGTTGTACAGGGATTTTTGAACATTAGCCTGGCCGATGCGGCCTGGGTTGAGGTATTGAACGATATGGCCACCGATGCCTCGTTCGGTACACTGCCGTCGAAAGGCCAGTCGGTGATGGTTGAGTTTTCGTCGCCCAACACCAACAAGCCGCTGCATTTGGGACATTTGCGGAATAATTTCCTGGGCGATTCGGTGAGTCGTATTCTGGTGGCAAATGGCTATGATGTCGTCAAAACCTGTATTGTCAACGACCGGGGCGTACACATCTGTAAATCCATGCTGGCCTATCGGATGTTTGGCAGCGATGCGTCGGGCCAATGGGAAACGCCGGAAACGTCGGGTCTTAAAGGCGACCACCTGATCGGGAAGTACTATGTGCTATTCGATAAAGCGTACAAAGCGCAGGTCGAGGAGATGGTGGCGCAGGGAACTACCAAAGAAGTAGCCGAAAAGACCGCGCCACTCATGCAGGAAGTGCAGCAGATGCTGCGCCTTTGGGAACAGGGCGACCCCGAAACGGTTGCGCTCTGGAAAAAGCTGAACAACTGGGTATATGCCGGTTTCGACGTTACCTATAAAAGCATTGGCGTCAGCTTCGATAAGACCTATTACGAATCGAATACGTATCTGCTTGGGAAGGAAATTGTTGAGGAAGGAATCCAGAAGGGTGTCTTTTATCGTAAAGATGATGGCTCCGTCTGGATTGACCTGACGGAAGAGGGACTGGACCAGAAACTCGTGTTGCGGGGCGATGGTACATCCGTTTACATAACTCAGGACCTGGGTACTACGGATCTGAAATTTCAGGATTTTGGCAGCGACCGCCAGATCTGGGTGGTAGGTAATGAGCAGGACTACCATTTCAATGTGCTGTTCGCCATTCTTCGACGGTTAGGTCGTCCCTATGCCAATGGGTTGTATCACCTCTCGTACGGTATGGTCGATCTGCCAACGGGTAAGATGAAATCCCGCGAGGGTACCGTTGTCGATGCGGATGATTTGATTCAGGAGACGACGGATGCCGCATCGAACGCGGCCGATGAAGCGGCTAAAGGCAAACTCGATGAGTTTAGCGACGAGGAGAAAAAAGCATTGTTTCAGATGCTTGGCTTAGGGGCGCTGAAATATTACCTGTTGAAAGTCGACCCGCAGAAACGGATGCAGTTCAACCCCGCCGAATCGGTTGATTTGCACGGAAACACGGGACCTTATATTCAGTACGTTCACGCCAGGATTCAGTCCATCCTGCGAAAAGCAGCCGAAACGGGGGTAACGCTGGACGGTACCGTTATGGCTACTGGGTTAGATGACGTTGAGCAGCAGCTAATCCTGCTGCTGAGTCAATATCCACAGCGGATTGCCGAAGCCGGAGCAACCTATGCACCGTCTTACATTGCTCAGTATGCATACGATCTGGCGAAGATATTCAACCAGTTCTATGATAAGCTGTCGATTCTGAAAGAAACGGATTCGGTAAAGCTGCACAGCCGCCTTGTTTTATCGAAACTGGTTGGTGAAACTATTCGTAAGGCAATGGGTTTATTGGGCATAGAAGTGCCATCGAAAATGTAG
- a CDS encoding Peroxiredoxin (PFAM: glutathione peroxidase~KEGG: hypothetical protein) has protein sequence MKKNLVFTLIGVVVIATLTSFMSLSTLVKGIFSNKSEAIAAPANAVAPAKSLYDFTVNSLDGKPVALKAYKGKKVVILNVASKCGFTPQYADWEKFYKEHGNKIVVLGFPANNFGSQEPGSSEEIATFCQKNYGVTFPMFEKVSVLGDDQAPLYKWLTDKSMNGWNDKAPTWNFCKYVINEKGELTNFFASKVKPTDEEFKKAVGI, from the coding sequence ATGAAAAAGAATTTAGTTTTTACTTTAATCGGCGTCGTAGTGATTGCGACCCTCACCAGTTTTATGTCACTTTCAACACTCGTCAAAGGTATCTTCAGCAACAAAAGTGAAGCCATTGCAGCCCCTGCCAATGCGGTTGCTCCCGCTAAAAGTCTGTACGATTTCACTGTAAACTCACTCGATGGTAAGCCCGTAGCCCTGAAAGCCTACAAAGGCAAAAAGGTCGTTATCCTGAACGTCGCTTCGAAGTGTGGTTTCACCCCACAGTATGCCGACTGGGAGAAGTTCTACAAAGAACACGGTAATAAAATTGTTGTGCTTGGCTTTCCTGCCAATAACTTTGGCAGCCAGGAGCCCGGCAGCAGCGAAGAAATCGCTACCTTCTGCCAGAAGAACTATGGTGTAACCTTCCCCATGTTCGAGAAAGTATCGGTACTGGGCGACGATCAGGCTCCTTTGTACAAGTGGCTGACCGACAAGTCGATGAACGGCTGGAACGACAAGGCGCCAACCTGGAACTTCTGCAAATACGTCATCAACGAAAAAGGCGAACTGACGAACTTCTTTGCTTCGAAAGTAAAGCCAACCGACGAAGAGTTCAAAAAAGCTGTCGGCATCTAG
- a CDS encoding 1,4-dihydroxy-2-naphthoateoctaprenyltransferase (TIGRFAM: 1,4-dihydroxy-2-naphthoate octaprenyltransferase~PFAM: UbiA prenyltransferase~KEGG: tau:Tola_0435 1,4-dihydroxy-2-naphthoate octaprenyltransferase), translated as MKSWIAAARPRTLPLALASIILGSFLAFANQHFDWKIAVLAALTTIFLQILSNFANDYGDAVSGKDTELRVGPRRAVATGDITKEAMLRGIVLMSVLSLVCGIGLLSVAFYSVEPKIFWFFFVLGLLSIAAAIGYTNGKRPYGYAGFGDIAVLIFFGWVGVLGTYFLYTLSFSPLLLLPATSVGLFATGVLNINNIRDIETDTMTGKRSIPARLGLSLAIRYHWGLLIAGMACALIYSFFTDASALGYLYVLAFPLFFLNGRAVATHNRPVELNARLGQLALTTLLFVILFGLGQVV; from the coding sequence ATGAAAAGCTGGATTGCGGCTGCCCGGCCGCGTACGTTACCGCTGGCCCTGGCCAGTATTATTCTTGGCAGTTTTCTGGCTTTCGCCAACCAGCATTTCGACTGGAAAATAGCTGTGCTGGCTGCGCTCACAACGATTTTCCTGCAAATACTGTCCAACTTTGCCAATGATTACGGCGATGCCGTTTCGGGCAAAGATACCGAGTTGCGGGTAGGCCCCCGCCGGGCCGTTGCTACCGGCGATATTACGAAAGAGGCTATGCTCCGGGGCATAGTACTGATGTCCGTTCTCTCCTTAGTGTGTGGAATTGGGTTGCTGTCTGTTGCCTTTTATTCGGTAGAACCCAAGATCTTCTGGTTTTTCTTCGTGCTGGGATTGCTTAGCATTGCCGCGGCTATTGGCTATACCAATGGCAAGCGCCCATACGGTTACGCTGGTTTCGGCGACATTGCCGTGCTCATTTTCTTCGGTTGGGTGGGAGTGTTGGGTACTTATTTTTTATATACCCTGTCATTTAGCCCGCTGTTACTGCTTCCTGCCACCAGTGTTGGCCTGTTTGCCACCGGTGTGCTGAATATTAACAATATTCGCGACATCGAAACCGATACCATGACGGGCAAACGGTCTATTCCAGCGCGACTCGGTCTGTCACTCGCCATTCGTTATCACTGGGGATTACTTATTGCCGGTATGGCCTGCGCGCTTATCTATTCCTTTTTTACGGATGCTTCGGCGCTGGGCTACCTGTACGTATTGGCTTTCCCGTTATTTTTCCTGAATGGCCGCGCCGTTGCCACGCACAACCGCCCCGTTGAGTTAAACGCCCGGCTGGGTCAGCTGGCGCTTACCACGCTGTTGTTCGTTATTCTGTTCGGACTTGGCCAGGTTGTGTAA
- a CDS encoding metallophosphoesterase (PFAM: metallophosphoesterase~KEGG: sse:Ssed_1747 hypothetical protein) translates to MNVHFYLPISVLLVISQFAGAQAPKLVRGPYLQVVTPTSVVVRWRTDQPITGRVWFGRSASSLTESIRESQPALEHSLTLTGLQAATRYAYAVGFDDTQLTNGSDYYVKTALPAGDTRPVRLWALGDFGSGSENQRNVYQAYQKATANRPADLWLWLGDNAYSFGFEDEFQQYVFSVYPQTLRNTPLFITPGNHDYADSETNFNVAYYKLFAFPEKGEAGGVPSDSKSYYSADYGNVHLVSLDSQGRPDGQYRLYDTTSAQVQWLKRDLTANKLPWTIVIFHHPPYSKGGHNSDTQLSMKLLRENLTPILERYGVDLVLNGHSHGYERTYRIKGLRGLANTFDKADHIAETTTGRYDGSPNSCPILTKGQGTVYIVNGSGGQLGGQSPGFPHPATVYNNTTLGGSMLLDITDNRLDAQLVMADGSVQDKFTIMKNVNKTASLTAEYGDTLQLTASWIGDYRWPDGKTSRSIRYVADQSGTIPIAVTDDRQCLTDQFTISVQQQPKLTTKIAAPATFCAGSSVAFITTLENTTKAGSWQYDVLLSDASGNFTPEQVIGSGTLSALKATLPTGILPGTGYKLRVKPRGISYVQLIASDVFTVKPAPTATLTGSTTVLQGQSVSLTLNFTGDGPWRGSLSDGTTFIGDINPTIVTRQPEKTIQYTVTRVENNCGVGTASGEATIMVLLPTAEQPFAGGQLNVYPNPAHELVFIELETTQKKDVSLTLFNAQGHPVFQKQFGRVTSISESIQLPAAMGVYLLTIQAGQSKVVRKIVKQ, encoded by the coding sequence ATGAATGTACATTTTTACCTACCCATAAGTGTTCTTTTAGTCATTAGTCAATTTGCTGGCGCTCAAGCCCCTAAACTCGTCAGGGGCCCCTATCTCCAGGTCGTCACCCCAACATCAGTCGTCGTTCGCTGGCGTACCGATCAGCCAATAACGGGCCGGGTCTGGTTTGGCAGATCGGCAAGCTCACTGACAGAGAGCATCCGCGAATCGCAGCCAGCCCTTGAGCACAGCCTGACCCTAACGGGCCTGCAAGCTGCCACCCGGTATGCCTATGCCGTTGGCTTCGATGATACCCAATTAACAAATGGATCGGATTATTACGTAAAAACAGCGCTACCCGCTGGAGATACCAGACCTGTACGCTTATGGGCATTAGGCGATTTCGGCAGCGGCTCGGAAAACCAGCGAAACGTTTATCAGGCTTATCAGAAGGCTACAGCCAACCGCCCGGCCGACCTTTGGCTCTGGCTCGGCGATAACGCCTATTCATTCGGCTTTGAGGATGAATTTCAGCAGTATGTGTTTTCCGTTTATCCACAAACGTTACGTAACACACCACTTTTTATAACGCCCGGCAATCACGATTACGCCGATAGTGAAACCAACTTCAACGTCGCTTATTACAAACTGTTTGCTTTCCCGGAAAAGGGTGAGGCTGGTGGTGTCCCCTCCGATTCCAAGTCCTACTATTCAGCCGATTATGGCAATGTTCACCTCGTTTCGCTCGACTCGCAGGGCCGGCCGGATGGACAGTACCGGTTATATGACACTACCTCTGCTCAGGTACAGTGGTTAAAACGTGACCTGACGGCCAATAAACTCCCGTGGACAATCGTCATTTTCCACCATCCCCCTTACAGCAAAGGCGGTCATAATTCCGATACGCAGCTGTCCATGAAACTCCTGCGGGAAAATTTGACCCCAATTCTGGAGCGATATGGCGTAGACCTGGTCCTGAACGGGCATAGCCATGGCTACGAACGAACTTACCGGATTAAAGGCCTTCGGGGATTGGCCAATACATTCGACAAAGCAGATCATATCGCCGAAACGACAACGGGACGGTATGATGGCTCACCCAATTCCTGCCCCATTCTCACCAAAGGCCAGGGTACCGTTTATATCGTTAATGGATCTGGCGGGCAACTTGGTGGGCAATCTCCCGGCTTTCCGCACCCGGCCACCGTGTATAACAACACAACACTTGGGGGTTCGATGCTGCTGGACATAACCGATAACCGGCTGGACGCTCAGCTGGTAATGGCCGACGGCTCTGTGCAGGACAAGTTCACCATCATGAAGAATGTGAACAAAACAGCCTCCTTAACGGCCGAATATGGCGATACGCTTCAGCTGACAGCCTCCTGGATAGGCGACTACCGATGGCCGGACGGCAAGACCAGCCGAAGCATCCGGTACGTGGCCGACCAGTCGGGTACAATTCCGATCGCTGTCACCGACGATCGCCAGTGCCTGACCGACCAGTTTACCATCTCCGTACAACAACAGCCAAAATTGACAACCAAAATAGCGGCCCCGGCTACTTTCTGCGCCGGAAGTTCTGTTGCATTCATCACCACACTTGAGAACACGACCAAAGCGGGTAGCTGGCAGTATGATGTGTTATTATCCGATGCTTCGGGAAACTTCACACCCGAACAGGTCATTGGGTCAGGTACGTTAAGTGCCCTGAAAGCCACCCTACCCACTGGCATACTGCCCGGAACAGGCTATAAGCTACGGGTAAAACCGCGTGGTATTTCCTATGTTCAACTTATTGCGAGCGATGTTTTTACGGTAAAACCAGCCCCAACAGCGACCTTAACCGGCTCAACAACCGTGTTGCAGGGACAATCGGTTTCGCTAACACTCAACTTCACGGGCGATGGTCCCTGGCGAGGTAGCCTGTCGGACGGTACGACGTTTATAGGAGACATTAACCCGACGATTGTGACGCGTCAACCCGAGAAAACTATCCAGTATACAGTGACGCGTGTTGAGAATAACTGTGGGGTAGGCACCGCGTCGGGAGAGGCTACGATAATGGTACTTCTCCCAACGGCCGAACAACCGTTTGCAGGTGGCCAGTTGAACGTTTACCCCAATCCGGCTCATGAACTGGTCTTCATTGAACTGGAAACAACGCAAAAGAAAGACGTGAGCCTGACACTGTTCAATGCACAGGGGCACCCTGTATTTCAAAAGCAGTTTGGGCGGGTCACCTCAATTTCAGAATCCATTCAACTACCCGCTGCGATGGGCGTATACCTGCTCACCATTCAGGCCGGACAAAGTAAAGTAGTCAGGAAAATAGTGAAGCAGTAG